The proteins below come from a single Oerskovia jenensis genomic window:
- a CDS encoding extracellular solute-binding protein: MHRRTRALAAALAVATIVPLAACSTGEGSGPPVLTWYINPDNGGQAAIAKSCSDASGGAYSIETSLLPRDAAAQREQLARRLAAKDSSIDLMSLDPPFIPELAEAGFLAPVPDDVAAATTQDVVQGAIDGSTWKDELVAIPFWANTQLLWYRKSVAQAAGLDLTKPVTWDQIMTAATDQDKYLAVQGAKAESLTVWINALVESAGGQILENPEAPAAELKLGLETDAGRAAARIIGEIGSSGLGGAGLPSEDEAASLTLFQGDKGSFMVNWPFVWSSTLSGVDAGSIEQSLLDDIGWTTYPQVVEGQDARPPYGGISLGVGAFSEHTDLSYEAAQCIVSAENQAAYFVSDGNPAANTAAYDDPAVQEAYPMYDAIRQSLEQAAPRPQTPFYNEVSTGLQQTWYPPASVTEDGTPVTSTDFITAVLRGERLL, encoded by the coding sequence GTGCACCGACGCACCCGGGCACTCGCCGCGGCGCTGGCCGTCGCGACGATCGTGCCGCTCGCCGCGTGCAGCACCGGGGAGGGCTCCGGTCCACCCGTGCTCACCTGGTACATCAACCCGGACAACGGGGGACAGGCCGCGATCGCGAAGTCCTGCAGCGACGCCTCGGGCGGCGCGTACAGCATCGAGACCTCGCTCCTGCCGCGCGACGCCGCGGCGCAGCGCGAGCAGCTCGCGCGCCGCCTCGCGGCCAAGGACTCGTCGATCGACCTCATGAGCCTCGACCCGCCGTTCATCCCCGAGCTCGCCGAGGCGGGCTTCCTCGCCCCCGTGCCCGACGACGTGGCGGCCGCGACGACCCAGGACGTCGTGCAGGGCGCGATCGACGGGTCGACGTGGAAGGACGAGCTCGTCGCGATCCCGTTCTGGGCCAACACGCAGCTCCTCTGGTACCGCAAGTCCGTCGCGCAGGCCGCGGGTCTCGACCTGACGAAGCCCGTGACGTGGGACCAGATCATGACCGCCGCGACGGACCAGGACAAGTACCTCGCGGTGCAGGGTGCCAAGGCCGAGTCGCTGACCGTGTGGATCAACGCGCTCGTCGAGTCGGCGGGCGGGCAGATCCTCGAGAACCCCGAGGCCCCGGCCGCCGAGCTGAAGCTCGGCCTGGAGACCGACGCGGGCCGCGCCGCCGCACGGATCATCGGCGAGATCGGGAGCTCGGGCCTCGGCGGAGCGGGGCTGCCGAGCGAGGACGAGGCCGCGTCGCTGACCCTCTTCCAGGGGGACAAGGGCTCGTTCATGGTCAACTGGCCGTTCGTGTGGTCCTCGACCCTGAGCGGCGTCGACGCGGGGTCGATCGAGCAGTCCCTGCTCGACGACATCGGGTGGACCACCTACCCCCAGGTGGTCGAGGGGCAGGACGCGCGCCCGCCCTACGGCGGCATCAGCCTCGGCGTCGGGGCGTTCAGCGAGCACACCGACCTGTCCTACGAGGCCGCGCAGTGCATCGTGAGCGCCGAGAACCAGGCCGCGTACTTCGTGTCCGACGGCAACCCCGCGGCGAACACCGCGGCCTACGACGACCCCGCCGTGCAGGAGGCCTATCCCATGTACGACGCGATCCGGCAGTCGCTCGAGCAGGCCGCGCCCCGGCCCCAGACTCCGTTCTACAACGAGGTCTCCACGGGGCTCCAGCAGACCTGGTACCCGCCCGCGAGCGTGACCGAGGACGGTACGCCCGTGACGTCGACCGACTTCATCACCGCCGTCCTGCGAGGGGAGCGACTGCTGTGA
- a CDS encoding carbohydrate ABC transporter permease, which translates to MSTDTRGARRPQPEPDPAPDSQDLVPDRKAKAARSDRARAEARLGWYLAGPAFVVMLAVTLYPILQAVYDSLFNYKLTAPDDRSFVGLGNYVVILTDPVWWRDFAVTFFIMVVSVVVELVLGFALALVMHRAIKRLRGLLRTAILVPYGIITVVSAFAWFYAFDITSGYVNSWFDWVPGIGPDLNWFAHQGTSLFVIIASEVWKTTPFISLLLLAGLAQVPGELEEAAKVDGATAWQRFSRVIVPNMKAAIMVAVLFRALDAFRIFDNVFIMTNGANNTEVLSLLAYRTSIGQLQIGMGSAISVLLFLCVIGICFVAIKLFKVDLAGARGER; encoded by the coding sequence GTGAGCACCGACACCCGGGGCGCACGTCGACCCCAGCCCGAACCGGACCCCGCGCCCGACAGCCAGGACCTCGTCCCCGACAGGAAGGCCAAGGCCGCGCGCAGCGACCGGGCCCGGGCCGAGGCCCGCCTCGGCTGGTACCTCGCCGGGCCCGCATTCGTCGTCATGCTGGCCGTGACGCTCTACCCGATCCTCCAGGCCGTCTACGACTCGCTGTTCAACTACAAGCTCACGGCCCCCGACGACCGCTCGTTCGTCGGCCTCGGCAACTACGTCGTGATCCTCACCGACCCCGTCTGGTGGCGCGACTTCGCGGTGACGTTCTTCATCATGGTCGTCTCCGTGGTCGTCGAGCTCGTCCTGGGCTTCGCGCTCGCGCTCGTGATGCACCGCGCGATCAAGCGCCTGCGAGGGCTCCTGCGCACCGCGATCCTGGTGCCCTACGGCATCATCACCGTCGTGTCGGCCTTCGCGTGGTTCTACGCGTTCGACATCACGTCCGGGTACGTCAACAGCTGGTTCGACTGGGTGCCCGGGATCGGGCCGGACCTCAACTGGTTCGCCCACCAGGGCACGAGCCTGTTCGTCATCATCGCGTCCGAGGTCTGGAAGACCACGCCCTTCATCTCGCTCCTGCTGCTCGCGGGCCTCGCCCAGGTCCCGGGCGAGCTCGAGGAGGCCGCGAAGGTCGACGGCGCCACCGCCTGGCAACGCTTCTCGCGCGTGATCGTGCCCAACATGAAGGCCGCGATCATGGTCGCCGTCCTGTTCCGCGCGCTCGACGCGTTCCGCATCTTCGACAACGTCTTCATCATGACCAACGGCGCGAACAACACGGAGGTGCTGTCCTTGCTGGCCTACCGGACCTCGATCGGTCAGCTCCAGATCGGCATGGGCTCGGCGATCTCCGTGCTGCTGTTCCTGTGCGTGATCGGGATCTGCTTCGTCGCGATCAAGCTGTTCAAGGTGGATCTTGCCGGCGCGAGAGGGGAGCGATGA
- a CDS encoding carbohydrate ABC transporter permease has product MMGSVLSTRARVWWAVITVVVLVGALFPVLSILMTSFKGPSDLNSGTFLPPQWSTDNYEQILSSSGSAQELFLSALRNSVGISLIATAIAVVLATLAAYAIARLNFPGKRLILTTALGVSIFPVVSIVTPLFNLWRNIGLYDTWLGLIIPYLSLTLPISIWTLAAFFRQIPWELEQAAQVDGATPWQAFRKVIVPLAAPGVFTTALIAFFIAWNDFIYGISLTSTSAARPVPAALAFFTGASYFEEPTGAISAAAVVVTIPVVILVVLFQRQIVSGLTQGAVKG; this is encoded by the coding sequence ATGATGGGGAGCGTCCTGAGCACCCGGGCCCGCGTGTGGTGGGCCGTCATCACGGTCGTCGTCCTCGTGGGGGCGCTGTTCCCGGTCCTGTCGATCCTCATGACGAGCTTCAAGGGACCGAGCGACCTCAACTCCGGCACGTTCCTGCCGCCGCAGTGGAGCACCGACAACTACGAGCAGATCCTGTCCTCGAGCGGTTCGGCCCAGGAGCTGTTCCTGTCGGCCCTGCGCAACTCGGTCGGCATCTCGCTCATCGCGACCGCGATCGCGGTCGTCCTCGCGACGCTCGCCGCGTACGCGATCGCGCGCCTGAACTTCCCGGGCAAGCGCCTGATCCTCACGACCGCGCTGGGGGTCTCGATCTTCCCCGTGGTCTCGATCGTCACGCCCCTGTTCAACCTGTGGCGCAACATCGGCCTCTACGACACGTGGCTCGGCCTGATCATCCCGTACCTGTCGCTCACGCTCCCGATCTCCATCTGGACCCTCGCGGCGTTCTTCCGCCAGATCCCGTGGGAGCTCGAGCAGGCCGCGCAGGTCGACGGCGCCACGCCGTGGCAGGCGTTCCGCAAGGTCATCGTGCCGCTCGCCGCACCCGGCGTCTTCACGACGGCGCTCATCGCGTTCTTCATCGCGTGGAACGACTTCATCTACGGCATCTCGCTCACGTCCACGAGCGCGGCGCGGCCCGTGCCGGCCGCCCTCGCGTTCTTCACGGGCGCGTCGTACTTCGAGGAGCCGACGGGCGCGATCTCGGCGGCAGCCGTGGTCGTGACCATCCCCGTGGTGATCCTCGTGGTGCTGTTCCAGCGCCAGATCGTCTCGGGCCTGACGCAGGGGGCGGTCAAGGGATGA
- a CDS encoding ABC transporter ATP-binding protein, producing MASITLKNIVKKYGDGFPAVKGVSIDIADGEFVILVGPSGCGKSTLLRMIVGLEDITSGDLLIDGERVNEKAPRDRDLAMVFQNYALYPHLTVAENIAFPLRLTKGKFTDAEIREKVEHAADLLDLNEHLDRKPANLSGGQRQRVAMGRAIVRDAKAFLFDEPLSNLDAKLRGQMRTEIARLQRRLATTTVYVTHDQTEAMTLGDRVAVLRKGELQQIASPRALYEQPVNLFVAGFIGSPPMNFLPGEVSGSSMELPFGTFELPERIVSAIGERELVIVGLRPEHFEDARLVDPTKKDRGRTFDAQIDVTEWLGAELYAYVPFEMHASVAAQLEELDRELDGEGLRTQFVVALNSASRVRDGDTTELWFDPDKMMVFDPETGENLTHDQDEVDRLDKENEEDRRASLERAQAQSEGQARKSA from the coding sequence ATGGCCTCCATCACCCTCAAGAACATCGTCAAGAAGTACGGCGACGGGTTCCCCGCCGTCAAAGGCGTCAGCATCGACATCGCCGACGGCGAGTTCGTGATCCTCGTCGGCCCCTCGGGCTGCGGGAAGTCGACGCTGCTGCGCATGATCGTCGGCCTCGAGGACATCACCTCGGGCGACCTGCTGATCGACGGCGAGCGCGTCAACGAGAAGGCCCCGCGCGACCGCGACCTCGCGATGGTCTTCCAGAACTACGCGCTCTACCCCCACCTGACGGTCGCCGAGAACATCGCGTTCCCGCTGCGGCTGACCAAGGGCAAGTTCACCGACGCCGAGATCCGCGAGAAGGTCGAGCACGCGGCCGACCTCCTCGACCTGAACGAGCACCTCGACCGCAAGCCCGCCAACCTCTCCGGTGGGCAGCGCCAGCGCGTCGCGATGGGTCGGGCGATCGTGCGCGACGCCAAGGCGTTCCTGTTCGACGAGCCCCTGTCCAACCTCGACGCCAAGCTGCGCGGGCAGATGCGCACCGAGATCGCGCGCCTCCAGCGACGCCTCGCGACCACGACGGTCTACGTGACGCACGACCAGACCGAGGCCATGACGCTCGGCGACCGCGTCGCCGTCCTGCGCAAGGGCGAGCTCCAGCAGATCGCGAGCCCCCGCGCGCTGTACGAGCAGCCCGTCAACCTGTTCGTCGCGGGGTTCATCGGTTCCCCGCCCATGAACTTCCTGCCCGGCGAGGTCTCCGGCAGCAGCATGGAGCTGCCGTTCGGCACGTTCGAGCTGCCCGAGCGGATCGTCTCGGCGATCGGGGAGCGCGAGCTCGTGATCGTGGGGCTGCGCCCCGAGCACTTCGAGGACGCGCGCCTCGTCGACCCGACCAAGAAGGACCGGGGGCGGACGTTCGACGCGCAGATCGACGTGACCGAGTGGCTCGGCGCCGAGCTCTACGCCTACGTGCCGTTCGAGATGCACGCCTCGGTCGCGGCCCAGCTCGAGGAGCTCGACCGCGAGCTCGACGGCGAAGGACTGCGCACCCAGTTCGTCGTCGCCCTCAACTCGGCGTCCCGCGTGCGCGACGGCGACACGACCGAGCTCTGGTTCGACCCGGACAAGATGATGGTCTTCGACCCCGAGACGGGCGAGAACCTCACGCACGACCAGGACGAGGTGGACCGGCTCGACAAGGAGAACGAGGAGGACCGGCGCGCCTCGCTCGAACGGGCTCAGGCGCAGTCCGAGGGTCAGGCGCGCAAGAGCGCGTGA
- a CDS encoding exodeoxyribonuclease VII small subunit: MSSTTPPPADVADLSYEQARDELVQVVSRLEAGGEPLEASLALWERGEALAARCQQWLDGARERLASARAADGAPTTSVDAQDAGAEDD; this comes from the coding sequence ATGAGCAGCACCACCCCGCCCCCCGCCGACGTCGCGGACCTCAGCTACGAGCAGGCGCGCGACGAGCTGGTCCAGGTCGTGTCCCGCCTCGAGGCCGGCGGCGAGCCGCTCGAGGCCTCGCTCGCCCTGTGGGAGCGCGGCGAGGCCCTCGCGGCCCGGTGCCAGCAGTGGCTCGACGGAGCACGCGAGCGCCTCGCGTCGGCCCGGGCGGCCGACGGCGCCCCGACCACCTCGGTCGACGCGCAGGACGCCGGCGCCGAGGACGACTGA
- the xseA gene encoding exodeoxyribonuclease VII large subunit: protein MTDRPADPTGSPASPVQPPAQPTALPVRALDTSAEHPWPVRLLSSKITAYIDKMSPVWVEGQVVQLNRRPGASMAFLTLRDTDADMSLPVAALAKVFEAASTPLTEGAHVVVHAKPVFWPKRGSFQLQASEVRTVGIGELLARIEHLKRILAAEGLFDADRKVPLPFLPAVVGLVCGRESKAEHDVVVNARARWPQVRFEIREVAVQGTGAVAQVSAAIAELDARPDVDVIVVARGGGAVEDLLPFSNEALVRAAAACRTPLVSAIGHETDTPLLDLVADYRASTPTDAAKRIVPDVGEERARVLQARSRIRAAITHQLQREQSRLDSARSRPVLAAPETMISTREQQVLAARDRARRSLDAILLRAHGEVDRLAAQVRALSPASTLERGYAVVHGPDGGIVRSPEDVSPGDALHVRLASGAIDATVR, encoded by the coding sequence GTGACCGACCGACCCGCCGACCCCACCGGCTCCCCGGCCTCCCCGGTACAGCCGCCCGCACAGCCGACCGCGCTCCCCGTCCGGGCCCTCGACACGAGCGCCGAGCACCCCTGGCCCGTCCGGCTCCTGTCGAGCAAGATCACCGCGTACATCGACAAGATGTCGCCGGTCTGGGTCGAGGGGCAGGTCGTGCAGCTCAACCGTCGTCCCGGCGCCTCGATGGCCTTCCTCACGCTCCGCGACACCGATGCCGACATGTCGCTCCCGGTCGCCGCCCTCGCCAAGGTCTTCGAGGCGGCGAGCACGCCGCTCACCGAGGGCGCGCACGTCGTCGTCCACGCCAAGCCCGTGTTCTGGCCCAAGCGCGGGTCGTTCCAGCTCCAGGCGAGCGAGGTGCGCACGGTCGGGATCGGCGAGCTGCTGGCCCGGATCGAGCACCTCAAGCGCATCCTCGCGGCCGAGGGGCTGTTCGACGCGGACCGCAAGGTCCCGCTCCCCTTCCTGCCCGCCGTCGTGGGGCTCGTGTGCGGGCGCGAGTCCAAGGCCGAGCACGACGTCGTGGTCAACGCCCGCGCCCGCTGGCCCCAGGTGCGCTTCGAGATCCGCGAGGTCGCGGTCCAGGGCACGGGAGCCGTCGCGCAGGTGAGCGCCGCGATCGCCGAGCTCGACGCGCGCCCCGACGTCGACGTGATCGTGGTCGCGCGCGGCGGTGGCGCGGTCGAGGACCTCCTGCCGTTCAGCAACGAGGCGCTCGTCCGGGCCGCGGCGGCGTGCCGCACTCCCCTGGTCAGCGCGATCGGCCACGAGACCGACACCCCGCTCCTGGACCTCGTCGCCGACTACCGCGCCTCGACCCCCACGGACGCCGCCAAGCGCATCGTCCCGGACGTGGGCGAGGAGCGTGCGCGCGTCCTGCAGGCCCGGTCGCGCATCCGCGCCGCGATCACGCACCAGCTCCAGCGCGAGCAGTCGCGACTCGACAGCGCACGCTCACGCCCCGTCCTCGCGGCCCCCGAGACCATGATCTCCACGCGCGAGCAGCAGGTCCTGGCCGCGAGGGACCGGGCCCGGCGCTCGCTCGACGCGATCCTGCTGCGCGCGCACGGCGAGGTGGACCGCCTCGCGGCCCAGGTGCGCGCCCTGTCCCCCGCGTCGACGCTCGAGCGCGGCTACGCCGTCGTGCACGGCCCCGACGGCGGGATCGTCCGCTCCCCCGAGGACGTGAGCCCCGGCGACGCCCTGCACGTGCGCCTCGCGAGCGGCGCGATCGACGCGACCGTGCGCTGA
- a CDS encoding 4-hydroxy-3-methylbut-2-enyl diphosphate reductase: MTSPTGKRVLLAAPRGYCAGVDRAVIAVEKALEHYGAPVYVRKEIVHNKYVVESLSDKGAVFVDETDEVPEGARVVFSAHGVSPAVHEAAAQRNLQTIDATCPLVTKVHKEAVRFAADDYDILLIGHEGHEEVEGTAGEAPDHVQIVNSPDDAVNVTVRDPDKVVWISQTTLSVDETMETVDRLRERFPTLQNPPSDDICYATQNRQVAVKKLAPECELVIVVGSANSSNSVRLVEVALNAGADASYRIDRAQEMDESWLAGVTTVGVTSGASVPEILVNDVLAYLAERGYGDVQEVRTATEDLMFSLPKELRADLKAAGNAPARPRRENRTSLSVEPV; the protein is encoded by the coding sequence GTGACTTCCCCGACTGGTAAGCGTGTCCTTCTCGCCGCCCCCCGCGGCTACTGCGCGGGCGTCGACCGTGCCGTGATCGCGGTCGAGAAGGCGCTCGAGCACTACGGCGCCCCCGTGTACGTCCGCAAGGAGATCGTGCACAACAAGTACGTCGTCGAGTCGCTGAGCGACAAGGGCGCGGTCTTCGTCGACGAGACCGACGAGGTGCCCGAGGGCGCGCGCGTCGTGTTCTCGGCGCACGGCGTCTCGCCCGCGGTCCACGAGGCCGCGGCCCAGCGCAACCTCCAGACCATCGACGCGACCTGCCCCCTGGTCACCAAGGTGCACAAGGAGGCCGTGCGCTTCGCCGCGGACGACTACGACATCCTGCTGATCGGCCACGAGGGCCACGAGGAGGTCGAGGGCACCGCTGGGGAGGCGCCGGACCACGTGCAGATCGTCAACTCGCCCGACGACGCCGTGAACGTCACGGTCCGCGACCCGGACAAGGTCGTGTGGATCTCGCAGACGACGCTGTCGGTCGACGAGACCATGGAGACGGTCGACCGGCTGCGCGAGCGCTTCCCGACGCTGCAGAACCCGCCGTCGGACGACATCTGCTACGCGACGCAGAACCGCCAGGTCGCCGTGAAGAAGCTCGCGCCCGAGTGCGAGCTCGTGATCGTGGTCGGTTCGGCGAACTCGTCGAACTCGGTGCGCCTCGTCGAGGTCGCGCTGAACGCCGGCGCGGACGCGTCGTACCGCATCGACCGCGCGCAGGAGATGGACGAGTCCTGGCTCGCGGGGGTCACGACGGTCGGCGTGACCTCGGGGGCCTCGGTCCCGGAGATCCTCGTGAACGACGTCCTGGCGTACCTGGCCGAGCGCGGCTACGGCGACGTCCAGGAGGTCCGCACCGCGACCGAGGACCTCATGTTCTCGCTCCCCAAGGAGCTGCGTGCCGACCTGAAGGCCGCGGGCAACGCCCCGGCGCGCCCACGCCGCGAGAACCGCACGTCGCTCTCGGTCGAGCCCGTCTGA
- the rmuC gene encoding DNA recombination protein RmuC gives MDNALPWLMLVVGLLVGALLGWLARRTSPDSGRAEIGRLTGLLTQAQQEAARGAGLAERLAAEREGFERQLRTEREAFGRQLTSTERSADERFDIERANHERAIEELRAGSEKRLAEIRGDQARLEAQFEALARKALASSSEQFLTQAEERFKRSQQVGEAELAKREQAVQQLVEPLSKALDQVKAEVSAAEQARREAHGTLAEQVRGMRHDSEALRAETSQLVTALRSSQVRGAWGELQLRRVVEAAGMIPHVDFVEQDQVRTDDGALRPDMVIKLAGGKNVVVDAKVAFLGYLDAQQTTDARVRAERLAAHARHFRKHVDDLAGKRYWDQFSPAPEFVVMFVPAESFLSAAIEQDPSILEYAVAKNVIIAAPMTMIALLRTVAYAWRQDALAANAQQVLTLGKELHGRLAVMGSHLARLGRSIQGAADSYNRTVASLETRVLVSARRFADLNVVDEDLETPAAADPQLSAVSAPELLASVHESFVAIDEIATGSRAGAAPAQDDEQDPLDAGMLGTINAPGRHERDRGADAS, from the coding sequence ATGGACAACGCCCTGCCGTGGCTCATGCTCGTCGTCGGACTCCTCGTGGGAGCTCTCCTGGGCTGGCTCGCGCGCCGCACCTCCCCCGACTCGGGACGCGCCGAGATCGGTCGGCTCACCGGGCTCCTGACCCAGGCCCAGCAGGAGGCCGCGCGCGGCGCGGGTCTGGCCGAGCGGCTCGCGGCCGAGCGCGAGGGGTTCGAGCGCCAGCTCCGTACCGAGCGCGAGGCGTTCGGCCGCCAGCTCACGAGCACCGAACGCTCCGCGGACGAGCGCTTCGACATCGAGCGCGCCAACCACGAACGAGCCATCGAGGAGCTGCGCGCGGGCTCCGAGAAGCGGCTCGCCGAGATCCGCGGCGACCAGGCGCGGCTCGAGGCCCAGTTCGAGGCCCTGGCCCGCAAGGCGCTCGCGAGCAGCTCCGAGCAGTTCCTCACGCAGGCCGAGGAACGCTTCAAGCGCAGCCAGCAGGTCGGAGAAGCGGAGCTCGCCAAGCGCGAGCAGGCCGTGCAGCAGCTCGTCGAGCCCCTCAGCAAGGCCCTCGACCAGGTCAAGGCCGAGGTCTCGGCCGCCGAGCAGGCCCGCCGCGAGGCCCACGGCACGCTCGCCGAGCAGGTCCGCGGCATGCGTCACGACTCCGAGGCCCTGCGTGCTGAGACCTCTCAGCTCGTGACCGCGCTGCGCTCGTCACAGGTGCGCGGTGCGTGGGGCGAGCTCCAGCTCCGCCGCGTCGTCGAGGCCGCGGGCATGATCCCGCACGTCGACTTCGTGGAGCAGGACCAGGTCAGGACCGACGACGGCGCGCTGCGCCCCGACATGGTCATCAAGCTCGCGGGCGGCAAGAACGTCGTGGTCGACGCCAAGGTCGCCTTCCTCGGCTACCTCGACGCCCAGCAGACCACCGACGCCCGCGTCCGGGCGGAGCGGCTCGCCGCGCACGCCCGCCACTTCCGCAAGCACGTCGACGACCTGGCGGGCAAGCGGTACTGGGACCAGTTCAGCCCCGCGCCGGAGTTCGTCGTCATGTTCGTCCCCGCCGAGTCGTTCCTGTCGGCCGCGATCGAGCAGGATCCGTCGATCCTCGAGTACGCGGTCGCGAAGAACGTCATCATCGCGGCCCCCATGACCATGATCGCCCTGCTGCGGACCGTCGCCTACGCCTGGCGGCAGGACGCGCTCGCCGCGAACGCCCAGCAGGTGCTCACGCTCGGCAAGGAGCTCCACGGGCGGCTCGCCGTCATGGGCAGCCACCTCGCCCGGCTCGGCCGGTCCATCCAGGGCGCGGCCGACTCCTACAACCGGACCGTGGCGTCCCTCGAGACGCGCGTGCTCGTCAGCGCACGCCGCTTCGCCGACCTCAACGTCGTCGACGAGGACCTCGAGACCCCCGCCGCGGCCGACCCCCAGCTCAGCGCCGTGAGCGCTCCTGAGCTCCTCGCCTCGGTCCACGAGAGCTTCGTCGCGATCGACGAGATCGCCACGGGGTCGCGCGCGGGTGCCGCTCCGGCGCAGGACGACGAGCAGGACCCGCTCGACGCCGGGATGCTCGGCACCATCAACGCCCCCGGACGGCACGAGCGCGACCGGGGAGCGGACGCGTCCTGA
- a CDS encoding ABC transporter ATP-binding protein codes for MAHEPEPRDQLPPLDDFAPAAPATPAATAAPVAPVAPGPQGAAPVLAPATPPATTHAAGTAPALSVRGLWKRFGEKIAVAGIDLDVPAGSFYGLVGPNGAGKTTALSMSTGLLRPDFGSVHVHGLDLWANPLEGKRMLGILPDGVRLFDRLTGAQLITYAGLLRGMDRETVAERTADLLEALGLAADANTFVVDYSAGMTKKIALASALIHAPNLLVLDEPFEAVDPVSAANIREILNGYVASGGTVIVSSHVMDLVQRMCDHVAVIAGGHVLAAGTVDEVRAGQSLEDRFVDLVGGRQTTEGLSWLRTS; via the coding sequence ATGGCCCACGAACCTGAGCCCCGCGACCAGCTCCCACCCCTCGACGACTTCGCCCCCGCAGCCCCCGCGACCCCGGCAGCCACCGCAGCCCCGGTAGCGCCGGTGGCGCCCGGCCCGCAGGGCGCGGCGCCCGTGCTCGCGCCCGCCACGCCGCCGGCCACGACGCACGCGGCGGGCACCGCCCCCGCTCTGTCGGTGCGCGGGTTGTGGAAGAGGTTCGGCGAGAAGATCGCCGTGGCGGGCATCGACCTCGACGTCCCGGCGGGTTCGTTCTACGGGCTCGTCGGCCCCAACGGCGCGGGCAAGACGACCGCGCTGTCGATGTCCACGGGACTGCTCCGCCCGGACTTCGGCTCGGTCCACGTGCACGGTCTGGACCTGTGGGCCAACCCGCTCGAGGGCAAGCGCATGCTCGGCATCCTCCCGGACGGGGTGCGGCTCTTCGACCGCCTCACGGGCGCCCAGCTCATCACCTACGCGGGTCTGCTGCGCGGCATGGACCGCGAGACGGTCGCCGAGCGCACCGCGGACCTGCTCGAGGCCCTGGGCCTGGCGGCCGACGCGAACACGTTCGTGGTCGACTACTCGGCGGGCATGACCAAGAAGATCGCGCTGGCCTCGGCGCTGATCCACGCCCCGAACCTGCTCGTGCTCGACGAGCCGTTCGAGGCCGTCGACCCGGTCTCCGCGGCCAACATCCGCGAGATCCTCAACGGCTACGTCGCGAGCGGCGGCACCGTGATCGTGTCCTCGCACGTCATGGACCTGGTCCAGCGCATGTGCGACCACGTCGCGGTCATCGCGGGCGGGCACGTGCTGGCGGCGGGCACCGTGGACGAGGTCCGTGCGGGCCAGAGCCTCGAGGACCGCTTCGTCGACCTGGTCGGCGGGCGTCAGACCACGGAGGGGCTGTCGTGGTTGCGCACCTCGTAA
- the ychF gene encoding redox-regulated ATPase YchF yields the protein MALTIGIVGLPNVGKSTLFNALTRNQVLAANYPFATIEPNVGVVSLPDPRLNKLAEIFGSERILPATVSFVDIAGIVKGASEGEGLGNKFLANIREADAICQVTRAFDDPDVIRVEGSTDSADDIETISTELILADLQTLEKALPRLEKEVKIKKGDPVLVAAAQKAQSLLEQGITLFQGAKAAGLDLAEIASLQLMTAKPFIYVFNTDDAGLVDEDRKAELRALVAPAQAIFLDAKFESELSELEPEEAAEMLAETGQEESGLDQLARVGFDTLGLQTYLTAGPKESRAWTIRKGWTAPQAAGVIHTDFERGFIKAEVISFDDLVETGSVAAARAAGKARIEGKDYVMVDGDVVEFRFNV from the coding sequence GTGGCTCTAACAATCGGCATCGTCGGCCTGCCCAACGTCGGCAAGTCCACCCTCTTCAACGCCCTGACGCGCAACCAGGTCCTCGCGGCGAACTACCCGTTCGCGACGATCGAGCCGAACGTCGGCGTGGTGTCCCTCCCGGACCCGCGGCTGAACAAGCTCGCGGAGATCTTCGGCAGCGAGCGCATCCTGCCCGCGACCGTGTCCTTCGTGGACATCGCGGGCATCGTCAAGGGAGCGAGCGAGGGCGAGGGTCTCGGCAACAAGTTCCTCGCGAACATCCGTGAGGCGGACGCGATCTGCCAGGTGACCCGCGCGTTCGACGACCCCGACGTGATCCGCGTCGAGGGGTCGACGGACTCGGCGGACGACATCGAGACCATCAGCACCGAGCTGATCCTCGCGGACCTCCAGACCCTCGAGAAGGCGCTGCCGCGCCTCGAGAAGGAGGTCAAGATCAAGAAGGGCGACCCGGTCCTGGTCGCCGCGGCCCAGAAGGCCCAGTCGCTGCTCGAGCAGGGGATCACCCTGTTCCAGGGCGCGAAGGCCGCCGGGCTGGACCTGGCCGAGATCGCGAGCCTGCAGCTCATGACGGCCAAGCCGTTCATCTACGTCTTCAACACCGACGACGCGGGGCTCGTGGACGAGGACCGCAAGGCCGAGCTGCGCGCGCTCGTCGCGCCGGCGCAGGCCATCTTCCTCGACGCCAAGTTCGAGTCCGAGCTCTCCGAGCTCGAGCCCGAGGAGGCGGCCGAGATGCTCGCCGAGACGGGCCAGGAGGAGTCGGGCCTCGACCAGCTCGCGCGCGTCGGCTTCGACACGCTCGGTCTGCAGACCTATCTCACGGCCGGGCCCAAGGAGTCGCGCGCCTGGACGATCCGCAAGGGGTGGACCGCGCCGCAGGCGGCCGGGGTCATCCACACCGACTTCGAGCGCGGCTTCATCAAGGCCGAGGTCATCTCGTTCGACGACCTCGTCGAGACGGGCTCCGTGGCCGCGGCCCGGGCGGCCGGCAAGGCCCGGATCGAGGGCAAGGACTACGTCATGGTCGACGGTGACGTGGTGGAGTTCCGCTTCAACGTCTGA